A single region of the Podospora pseudopauciseta strain CBS 411.78 chromosome 1, whole genome shotgun sequence genome encodes:
- a CDS encoding hypothetical protein (COG:C; COG:H; EggNog:ENOG503NX1G), translating to MVFETPSNDLPSGLKTEGPLQPPRQTPFFLSPSVPPPSQPPSGSPAAMAPAAVLEKPTEDQISEDRMETAECVDRLSLLRSMPEAAIECQVCVVGAGPAGLMLATNLGRWGIKVEVVDDRADQTPVGRADGLQPKTIETFRQMRLADPLLQRGVRVYDIAFWRSTPEEPLHRLGREVHYPPVIDVLDPYILLVHQGMVEALFIEDLKKRGVEVRRNHAFDSYSVCDSKGGPLQVNCRANVTQDRKTLLTQYLVGCDGAHSKVRKSIPDAKPVGMSQSSVWGVLDGELQTDFPDIWSKTLVYSQEHGSILIIPRERNMTRFYIELKAGPKGDRNQLGQEFVMQRAKEIMAPFEVGWKYIEWFGRYQIGQRVASRFCDNHLRAFLAGDASHTHSPKAAQGMNTSMHDAWNLAWKLNLASRGLAKQTLLASYEEERRKIALDLVNFDYEHANQIAGGDAVALAENFKTNVRFISGIGAEYGENAINMVEAHSWVMGEAKPGCLLPPAKVTRYLDSNPVDIQLDIPMLGQFRIYLLMWDVHQSRIFLETFCQAIASPDALVNQLSAAASVSYAKQPRVPAPEDIYLRPERYTAVSHLFTFGLITTMPKSEIEVSDLPALLQDSKWTFYLDDIPEQDTRGTLCTNKWLGSLGPGEVAIVNVRPDGYVGSIGRWDSSIDDAGEEAAKWLDTYYDRFLQVPAAAAS from the exons ATGGTGTTCGAAACCCCCAGCAACGACCTTCCCAGCGGTTTAAAGACGGAAGGCCCTCTGCAACCACCCCGCCAGACCCCCTTTTTCCTGTCCCCGTCCGTTCCTCCCCCGAGCCAACCCCCCAGCGGTTCGCCAGCCGCCATGGCTCCCGCCGCTGTTCTCGAGAAGCCCACTGAGGACCAAATCAGTGAAGACCGCATGGAGACTGCCGAATGTGTCGACCGCCTCTCCCTGCTGAGGAGCATGCCTGAGGCGGCCATTGAGTGCCAGGTGTGCGTTGTCGGTGCTGGTCCAGCCGGCTTGATGCTGGCAACCAACCTGGGCCGTTGGGGTATCAAggtagaggtggtggatgacagGGCTGACCAAACCCCAGTGGGAAG aGCTGATGGCCTGCAACCAAAAACGATTGAGACTTTTCGGCAGATGCGACTGGCAGATCCCCTGCTCCAGCGCGGCGTTCGAGTCTACGATATTGCCTTTTGGCGAAGTACACCGGAGGAGCCCCTTCATCGACTCGGCCGCGAAGTCCACTACCCACCCGTGATTGATGTGCTGGACCCATATATTCTTTTGGTGCACCAGGGCATGGTCGAGGCCCTGTTTATTGAGGATCTGAAGAAGCGCGGTGTCGAAGTGCGGAGGAATCACGCTTTCGACTCGTATAGCGTCTGTGACAGCAAGGGTGGGCCGCTCCAGGTCAATTGCCGTGCGAACGTGACACAAGACCGGAAGACGCTGCTGACACAATATCTTGTTGGCT GCGATGGCGCGCATTCAAAGGTTCGAAAGAGCATTCCTGATGCGAAGCCCGTGGGCATGTCGCAGTCCTCGGTCTGGGGTGTCCTCGACGGAGAGCTGCAGACCGACTTCCCAGATATCTGGTCCAAGACATTGGTGTATTCCCAGGAACATGGGTCAATCCTGATCATTCCGCGTGAACGTAACATGACACGGTTTTACATCGAGCTGAAGGCCGGGCCTAAGGGCGACCGGAACCAGCTCGGTCAAGAGTTTGTCATGCAGCGTGCCAAAGAAATCATGGCACCGTTCGAGGTTGGGTGGAAGTATATCGAATGGTTTGGTAGGTACCAAATCGGTCAGAGGGTTGCGAGCAGGTTCTGCGATAACCACTTGAGGGCGTTTTTGGCTGGAGATGCCAGTCATACCCACTCACCCAAGGCTGCGCAGGGTATGAACACCTCTATGCATGATGCGTGGAACTTGGCGTGGAAGCTGAACTTGGCCTCGAGAGGGCTGGCGAAGCAGACGCTTTTGGCTAGttatgaggaggagagaaggaagaTTGCGTTGGATTTGGTGAACTTTGACTACGAGCATGCGAACCAAATCGCAGGCGGTGATGCGGTTGCGCTGGCGGAGAACTTCAAGACCAATGTGAGGTTTATTAGCGGGATTGGTGCGGAGTACGGCGAGAATGCGATCAATATGGTGGAAGCGCACAGCTGGGTGATGGGAGAGGCGAAGCCGGGGTGTTTGCTGCCGCCGGCGAAGGTGACGAGGTATTTGGACTCGAACCCGGTGGATATCCAGCTGGATATTCCGATGCTGGGGCAGTTTAGGATTTATCTTTTGATGTGGGACGTGCATCAGTCGAGGATTTTCTTGGAGACGTTCTGCCAGGCGATTGCGTCGCCGGATGCGCTGGTGAACCAGTTGAGTGCGGCGGCGAGTGTCAGCTATGCGAAGCAGCCGAGGGTGCCGGCGCCGGAGGATATTTATCTCAGGCCGGAGAGGTATACGGCTGTGAGCCatttgtttacttttggTTTGATCA CAACCATGCCCAAATCCGAAATCGAAGTCAGTGATTTGCCCGCCCTCTTGCAGGACAGCAAGTGGACTTTCTACCTGGACGACATTCCCGAGCAGGATACTCGAGGCACGCTCTGCACCAACAAGTGGCTCGGCAGTCTCGGGCCCGGGGAGGTGGCCATTGTCAATGTCAGACCAGATGGGTACGTAGGGTCGATTGGGAGGTGGGACAGCAGTATTGACGATGCGGGTGAGGAGGCGGCCAAGTGGCTGGACACGTATTATGACCGGTTCTTGCAGgtgcctgctgctgctgcgtcATAA
- a CDS encoding hypothetical protein (EggNog:ENOG503NUZA; COG:Q) → MLPREGFKGDALISLIKNTAFNPKILLPLFLLAKYTKQGQNLTILHPTAFARVRKLLILSLLGWGNSWLTRKVNNSWVDDKYDWTGKEIVVVTGGSGGIGGLIVQLLAERSIKTVVLDIQPLTFHPGPTVTYFKCDLTSPSSIAHVASLIRAQVGNPTVLINNAGVVQNKSILASTPRDVQFTFDVNHFSHYSTVREFLPYMIEKNHGMVVTVASFAAWVSVPNMVDYAASKAAAQSFHEGLTAEIKTTYGAERVRTVVVNQGYTKTALFEGYHNDSPFLLPALEPGSVAEAVVRQVLKGESGQVILPKMGNMLPFLGGLPGWYAGRLRVKGVGIMKQFRGRKVVEDVEKFYEEKEKKEEKGVGESTVLVE, encoded by the exons ATGCTCCCCCGCGAGGGGTTCAAAGGCGATGCTTTGATCTCCCTGATCAAGAACACAgccttcaaccccaagatCCTACTGCCACTGTTCCTACTGGCAAAATACACCAAGCAAGGCCAGAATCTCACCATCTTGCACCCGACCGCATTTGCCAGAGTCAGAAAGCTGCTCATCTTGAGCCTGCTAGGTTGGGGAAACAGCTGGTTGACGAGAAAGGTGAACAACAGCTGGGTAGACGACAAGTACGACTGGACTG gCAAAGAAATCGTCGTCGTAACCGGCGGCTCCGGCGGCATAGGCGGCCTAATCGTCCAACTCCTGGCCGAACGCTCCATCAAAACCGTCGTCCTCGACATCCAACCCCTCACCTTCCACCCCGGCCCCACGGTAACCTACTTCAAATGcgacctcacctccccctcctccatcgcccaCGTCGCCTCCCTCATCCGCGCCCAGGTCGGCAACCCCACcgtcctcatcaacaacgccggcgTCGTCCAAAACAAGtccatcctcgcctccacCCCGCGCGACGTGCAATTCACCTTTGACGTGAACCACTTCTCCCACTACTCCACCGTCCGCGAGTTTTTGCCTTACATGATCGAGAAGAACCacgggatggtggtgacggtggcGAGTTTTGCTGCTTGGGTGAGCGTGCCGAATATGGTTGACTATGCAGCCTCAAAAGCGGCGGCGCAGAGTTTCCATGAGGGGTTGACGGCTGAGATTAAGACTACTTACGGGGCGGAGAGGGTTAGGACTGTGGTTGTTAATCAGGGGTATACCAAGACTGCGCTGTTTGAGGGGTATCATAATGATAGTCCGTTTCTGCTGCCGGCGCTGGAGCCGGGGAGCGTGGCTGAGGCGGTTGTGAGGCAGGTGCTCAAGGGGGAGAGCGGTCAGGTTATTTTGCCAAAGATGGGGAATATGCTGCCTTTTCTGGGGGGCTTGCCGGGGTGGTATGCGGGTCggttgagggtgaagggggtggggattATGAAGCAGTTtagggggaggaaggtggtggaggatgtggagaaGTTTTatgaggagaaagagaagaaggaggagaagggggttggtgagagtACGGTGCTTGTTGAGTAA
- a CDS encoding hypothetical protein (EggNog:ENOG503NUN7; COG:Q), which produces MALTRPLSKLLPKRPLLSTPSRRPYLTSSTPSHSWLRIHPEVSSAVRSSTPLVALESTIYTHGALGNDLNLEQIVRDHGAIPAVCGIYAGQATVGLTPEEITTMCDQGAKKVSRRDLAYLIGQGICGNKIHGGTTIAGTMILARQAGIRVFGTGGLGGVHQGGENTMDISADLTELGRTRVAVVSSGVKGFLDIPKTLEVLETQGVLVATFADGKDQKEVDFPAFWARESGVKSPAVVWDEKEAAAILLAQEKYDIETGMLFVNPLPKEFEIPRSEMEEVIRIAVKEAEEKAPGNENTPFVLRRIRELTDGRSVIANKALVRDNVARAAKIAVEFSKLADGNPVTVGMASASNATVTQQPTSSKAETKPRVEKPKADHTVDILVAGSVALDLNCDYAGGGKTVSPALNTSNPASISQSVGGVGHNIAIAAHKVSEENNVRLCSMVGDDIAGSTILSSLSAAGLDTSYIRVLGHEYPSARTAQYVAVNDAHKSLVLAMADMAIISTHSFPNYWNSAVNASKPKWMVVDANWAEHDIQTWIQAGHKHNAKIAFEPVSAAKAARLFPKLKNHHKKPELGLFPRPSVHLSTPNQYELLAMYEAANENGYLDTHNWFPIIDAFGIMRGAREQFVDIAGAAATDAGIPVQSVNLLPYIPTIITKLGSSGVLLTTLLEKGDPRIRDPEHARWVVSRTLSDHPSVGGVYMRMFPAAERVKEEDIVSVNGIGDTFTGVLIAGLARGGEVEELIDIAQRAAVFTLKSSKGVSDEVAGLRSELRRIVAKQ; this is translated from the exons ATGGCACTCACCCGCCCCCTCTCCaaactcctccccaaacGACCCCTCCTGTCGACGCCCTCCCGCCGGCcctacctcacctcctccaccccctcccactcctggCTCAGAATCCACCCCGAGGTCTCCTCCGCCGTCAGATCCAGCACCCCCCTCGTAGCCCTCGAATCAACAATCTACACCCACGGCGCCCTAGGCAATgacctcaacctcgagcAAATCGTTCGCGACCACGGCGCCATCCCCGCCGTATGCGGCATCTACGCCGGTCAAGCCACCGTAGGCCTCACCCCGGAAGAGATCACCACCATGTGCGACCAGGGCGCCAAAAAGGTCTCCCGCCGTGACCTCGCCTATCTCATCGGTCAGGGTATCTGCGGCAACAAGATCCACGGTGGAACCACCATTGCCGGAACCATGATTCTCGCTCGGCAGGCGGGGATCAGGGTGTTTGGAACGGGcgggttgggtggtgttcATCAGGGCGGGGAGAACACGATGGATATCTCTGCCGACTTGACAGAgttggggaggacgagggtggCGGTTGTGAGCAGTGGTGTGAAGGGGTTTTTGGACATTCCAAAGACGCTTGAGGTTTTGGAGACGCagggggtgctggtggctACTTTTGCTGACGGCAAGGACCAAAAAGAGGTGGATTTCCCGGCTttttgggcgagggagagcGGGGTCAAAAGTCCGGCTGTGGTgtgggatgagaaggaggctgCGGCCATCCTTCTGGCTCAGGAGAAGTATGATATTGAGACGGGAATGTTGTTCGTGAACCCGCTGCCGAAGGAGTTTGAGATCCCGAGgtcggagatggaggaggtgattaGGATTGCTgtgaaggaggcggaggagaaggcgccGGGGAATGAGAATACTCCGTTcgtgttgaggaggatcaGGGAGTTGACTGATGGGAGGAGTGTGATTGCGAATAAGGCGCTGGTGAGGGACAATGTGGCCAGAGCGGCCAAGATTGCGGTTGAGTTTTCCAAGCTGGCGGATGGCAACCCGGTCACGGTTGGGATGGCTTCAGCAAGCAATGCGACAGTTACGCAGCAGCCTACTTCTTCCAAGGCCGAGACCAAGCCTAGAGTGGAGAAGCCAAAG GCTGATCATACTGTGGACATTCTCGTTGCTGGGTCAGTCGCTCTTGACTTGAACTGTGACTATGCAGGTGGCGGAAAGACGGTTTCGCCGGCGCTCAACACATCCAACCCAGCTTCCATCAGTCAGTCTGTGGGCGGTGTGGGTCATAACATTGCCATTGCCGCCCACAAGGTGAGCGAGGAGAACAATGTCCGGCTCTGCAGTATGGTTGGCGATGACAT TGCCGGATCAActatcctctcctccctttctGCTGCCGGCCTAGACACCTCCTACATCCGCGTCCTCGGCCACGAGTACCCCTCCGCGCGAACAGCCCAATACGTGGCCGTCAACGACGCCCACAAATCCCTGGTCCTCGCCATGGCCGACATggccatcatctccacccACTCCTTCCCCAACTACTGGAACTCAGCCGTCAACGCCTCCAAGCCAAAGTGGATGGTCGTCGACGCCAACTGGGCTGAACATGACATCCAGACCTGGATCCAGGCCGGCCATAAGCACAACGCCAAAATCGCTTTTGAACCAGTCTCGGCCGCCAAAGCAGCGAGGTTATTCCCCAAACTGAAAAACCACCACAAGAAGCCAGAACTGGGTCTTTTCCCTCGCCCGAGCGTCCATCTTTCCACTCCCAACCAATACGAACTACTAGCCATGTATGAAGCCGCCAACGAGAACGGGTACCTCGATACGCACAACTGGTTCCCCATCATCGACGCGTTTGGCATCATGCGCGGGGCTAGGGAGCAGTTTGTTGATattgctggtgctgctgccacgGACGCGGGTATTCCGGTGCAGAGCGTGAATCTCCTGCCTTATAtcccaaccatcatcaccaagctcGGTTCCAGCGGAGTGCTGCTCACGACTTTGTTGGAAAAGGGCGATCCTAGGATTAGAGACCCTGAGCATGCCCGGTGGGTTGTGAGCAGGACCTTGAGTGACCATCCTagtgttgggggggtttaCATGAGGATGTTCCCGGCGGCGGAAAGGGTCAAGGAGGAAGATATTGTGAGCGTGAATGGCATCGGGGATACGTTTACTGGTGTGTTGATTGCTGGGTTGGCgaggggtggggaggtggaggagttgattgATATTGCCCAAAGGGCGGCCGTGTTTACGCTCAAGAGTTCAAAGGGGGTCAGCGATGAGGTTGCGGGATTGAGGTCGGAGCTGAGACGGATTGTGGCTAAGCAATag
- a CDS encoding hypothetical protein (EggNog:ENOG503P28P) → MSLLKQAALGLLLTSASSTALEFTIAGGQIFTPGLAVLNSPQPGTPLGGDLIEISLDITTNGRLPLPPYSPDSPSQIHNISIFLSSYATGKNFTITNGTATSSNFNENASLGNILFQEPGSTVKHVKWIWPDCLVGDGQPQTLDSARGAYNVSIRQSFRLNGEDFYTVFDVPISVTNRIGEEAPNGVARPSCEELENEMMEWEEVREGADEMGALFAPGDATVLETSGDEDGDGLGPVRPGAGSGSGLGSGAGGLKVGLGWLVGLGLGVVVLL, encoded by the exons atgtcaCTCCTAAAACAGGCAGCCCTAGGTCTGCTCCTCACCTCTGCTTCCTCAACCGCCCTGGAGTTCACCATAGCAGGCGGTCAAATCTTCACCCCAGGCCTGGCAGTCCTCAACTCACCTCAACCAGGCACCCCATTAGGAGGCG ATCTAATAGAAATCTCCCTCGACATCACAACCAACGgccgcctccccctccccccttacTCCCCagactccccctcccaaatccacaacatctccatctttctctcctcttaCGCCACCGGTAAAAATTTCACCATCACAAACGGAACCGCCACATCCTCCAACTTCAACGAGAACGCCTCCCTGGGCAATATTCTGTTTCAGGAACCTGGCTCGACAGTCAAGCACGTCAAGTGGATCTGGCCCGACTGTCTTGTTGGCGACGGCCAGCCTCAGACACTCGACAGCGCGAGGGGGGCGTACAATGTGAGCATCAGGCAGAGCTTTCGGTTGAACGGTGAGGATTTTTACACGGTGTTTGATGTGCCGATTTCGGTGACGAATCggattggggaggaggcgccgAATGGGGTTGCTAGGCCAAGCTGTGAGGAATTGGAGAATGAGATGatggagtgggaggaggttagGGAGGGGGCGGATGAGATGGGGGCTTTGTTTGCGCCGGGGGATGCGACGGTGCTGGAGACTagtggggatgaggatggggatgggttggggcCTGTGAGGCCTGGGgctgggagtgggagtgggctGGGGAGTGGCGCGGGAGGGTTGAAGGTGGGattggggtggttggttgggttggggttgggggttgtggttttGTTGTAG
- the UTP18 gene encoding U3 snoRNP protein (COG:S; EggNog:ENOG503NWN2), with product MSRRRQQQKEDPSSEEEGSFAQFSNEEEEEDDISMSDVASDSSGSDDDESDRSPQQKEINLVKDSDEEDLERLVLGTKSADDFRAKLFAGDDFLLPDVTGSKALVSVAANKEEDNDQFKNVDDSMLFMVDTVGGGEGVIAHAEKKAEEAVVDKPAWEDSDDERLTVSLAGVGRLRKLREFEGEDVVNGTEYSQRLRAQYMRMYPVPEWARPAAEKKTRRRRRSSAAGGSDESGLSGEEADSDEEGGDYEDALPLEQFLRDVNAFAEDDDTRSSKRRKLRPETLDIQRTRDIPDTHKAGVSCLAFHPMHPILLSTSVSSVMFLHHVDAAAYPTPNPMLTSVQVRRTDLRRAAFLSVKGEDGEGQGEEVVFAGRRKYFHSWNLATGAVKKISKIAGHQKEHKTMERFRASPCGRWMAVAASDKKGGGMLNILNAATMQWVAQARIDGRGGIADFQWWSSGEGLTIAGRDGQVAEWNLDSKRTVGVWRDEGSIGGTVLAMGGRHGPRAIGEDRWVAVGNSSGIVNIYDRNELLVASKDKKDVEIKKLPTPARVLEQLTTAITILSFSPDGQLMVFGSNLKKDALRLVHLPSCTVYRNWPTEQTPLGRISAVAFSADSSILAIGNDAGKVRMWEIRG from the coding sequence ATGTCCCGCCGacgccaacaacaaaaagaagaccCCTCCTCCGAAGAGGAAGGCTCCTTCGCCCAATTCTCcaacgaggaagaagaagaagacgacatCTCCATGTCCGACGTCGCTTCCGATTCCAGCGGCTCCGACGACGATGAATCCGACCGCTCCCcacaacaaaaagaaatcaacctcgtcaaagactccgacgaagaagacctCGAGCGCCTCGTCCTGGGGACCAAATCCGCCGACGACTTCCGCGCCAAGCTCTTCGCGGGTGATGACTTTCTCCTTCCGGACGTCACCGGTTCCAAGGCTCTTGTCTCTGTCGCGGCgaacaaggaggaggacaatGATCAATTCAAGAATGTGGACGATTCAATGCTTTTCATGGTTGACACGgtcggtggaggggagggtgtcaTCGCTCatgccgagaagaaggctgaagAAGCGGTGGTTGACAAGCCTGCTTGGGAggacagtgatgatgagaggtTGACTGTTTCGCTTgctggggtggggaggttgaggaagttgagggagtttgagggggaggatgtggttaATGGGACTGAGTATAGCCAAAGGTTGAGGGCGCAGTATATGAGGATGTACCCCGTCCCTGAGTGGGCGCGtccggcggcggagaagaagactagacggaggaggaggtcttCTGCTGCGGGTGGGTCGGACGAAAGTGGGCtttctggggaggaggcggatagtgatgaggaggggggggattACGAGGATGCCTTGCCTTTGGAGCAGTTTCTAAGGGATGTCAATGCTTTtgctgaggatgatgataccAGGTCGtccaagaggaggaagttgcgCCCGGAGACGTTGGATATCCAGCGGACGAGGGATATTCCTGATACGCACAAGGCGGGGGTGAGCTGTTTGGCGTTTCACCCTATGCATCCTATTCTACTGAGCACGAGTGTCTCGTCGGTCATGTTTCTACATCATGTTGATGCGGCGGCGTATCCGACGCCGAATCCGATGTTGACTTCGGTGCAGGTTAGGAGGACTGACTTGAGGAGGGCGGCATTTTTGAGTGtgaaaggggaggatggggaggggcagggggaggaggtggtgtttgctGGTAGGAGGAAGTATTTCCACAGCTGGAACTTGGCGACGGGTGCGGTGAAGAAGATCAGCAAGATTGCGGGGCATCAGAAGGAGCATAAGACTATGGAGAGGTTTAGGGCTAGTCCTtgtgggaggtggatggcggTTGCGGCGAGTGATAAGAAGGGGGGCGGTATGCTGAATATTCTTAATGCGGCCACCATGCAGTGGGTTGCGCAGGCGAGGAttgatgggaggggtggtatTGCTGATTTCCAGTGGTGGAGCAGTGGGGAGGGCTTGACGATTGCTGGAAGGGATGGGCAGGTTGCGGAGTGGAACTTGGACTCCAAGAGAACGGTGGGAGTGTGGAGGGATGAAGGGTCTATTGGCGGTACTGTCCTGGCGATGGGTGGCAGACATGGTCCCAGGGCGATTGGAGAGGATCGATGGGTTGCCGTTGGTAACAGCAGCGGGATCGTCAACATTTATGACCGGAACGAGCTGCTGGTTGCTagcaaggacaagaaggatgtggagatcaagaagctTCCTACACCTGCGAGAGTACTCGAGCAGTTGACCACAGCCATCACTATTTTGTCCTTCTCGCCAGACGGACAACTGATGGTCTTCGGAAGCAATCTCAAGAAGGATGCACTGAGGTTGGTGCACCTTCCCAGCTGCACTGTCTACCGCAACTGGCCTACAGAGCAAACACCATTGGGTAGAATTTCCGCCGTTGCCTTCAGCGCCGATAGCAGCATTCTCGCCATTGGCAACGATGCCGGCAAGGTGCGGATGTGGGAGATCAGGGGTTAA
- a CDS encoding hypothetical protein (EggNog:ENOG503P9BW) — protein MIKHYSNIMNFILTLSILATLATASPAPAPASALYGCTEGLNYCGHTLLNMGWPRDNIIDDCSGRPDWLTANSVDNVLFHCTSGDYLTFIESCNAPGTCVDAGSGNSDYCS, from the exons ATGATCAAACATTACTCAAACATCATGAacttcatcctcaccctctccataCTGGCCACACTGGCCACAGCCTCACCGGCTCCCGCCCCAGCCTCTGCACTGTACGGCTGCACCGAAGGCCTGAATTACTGCGGCCACACTCTTCTCAACATGG GCTGGCCCCGTGACAATATCATCGACGATTGCAGCGGTAGACCCGACTGGCTCACTGCCAACAGCGTGGACAATGTCCTCTTTCATTGCACAAGCGGAGACTACCTCACGTTTATTGAGAGCTGCAATGCACCTGGTACTTGCGTGGATGCCGGTTCTGGTAATAGCGATTATTGCAGCTAA